The Oncorhynchus nerka isolate Pitt River linkage group LG12, Oner_Uvic_2.0, whole genome shotgun sequence genome includes a region encoding these proteins:
- the LOC115138920 gene encoding LOW QUALITY PROTEIN: suppressor of cytokine signaling 4-like (The sequence of the model RefSeq protein was modified relative to this genomic sequence to represent the inferred CDS: inserted 1 base in 1 codon), giving the protein MSEMKSRSSDICPKCSIRSWSADGYVWSCKKRSRSSRNDPGLRGPEGVGPMEEQGARSTSCPRRRREKKCSCTIMGDVDIDVXCRKALSRRSLRQKFQDAVGQCFPLRTDHRHHHHGCPTGAYQGAFSVLLWSKRPIHVTELMQDKCPFSSKSELAHCWHLIKKHATHPSAIVGLEVAQAAKAAQAAGKEPVPSPSTSPPSTPLSWEGICLSRPLSLEDWDLSHPHGRAAYGGNHTDYILVPDLLQINNSPCYWGVLDRFQAEELLEGQPEGTFLLRDSAQDKFLFSVSFRRYSRSLHARIEQNGKRFSFDGRDPCMYRDPSVTGLLRHYSDPATCLFFEPLLSRPLARTFPFTLQHLCRAVICSCTTYQGIKILPLPHQLRDYLRQYHYKCNGACAV; this is encoded by the exons ATGTCTGAGATGAAATCCCGAAGTTCGGACATCTGTCCCAAATGCAGCATCCGCAGCTGGAGTGCCGACGGCTACGTGTGGAGCTGCAAGAAACGCTCCCGGAGTTCCCGAAACGATCCGGGCCTTCGGGGTCCGGAGGGGGTAGGGCCGATGGAGGAGCAAGGAGCGCGTTCCACCTCATGTCcgcggagacggagagagaagaagTGTAGCTGTACCATAATGGGGGATGTCGACATAGATG CCTGTCGGAAAGCCCTTTCTAGGCGCTCTCTCCGGCAGAAGTTCCAGGATGCAGTGGGTCAGTGTTTCCCTCTCCGCACTGACCATCGCCACCACCACCACGGCTGCCCAACGGGGGCCTACCAGGGGGCCTTTTCTGTGCTCCTCTGGTCCAAGCGTCCGATCCATGTCACGGAGCTCATGCAGGACAAGTGCCCCTTCTCGTCCAAGTCAGAGCTGGCCCACTGCTGGCACCTCATCAAGAAGCATGCCACCCACCCCAGCGCCATTGTGGGCCTAGAGGTTGCCCAAGCCGCCAAGGCTGCACAGGCTGCTGGCAAAGAACCAGTCCCGTCCCCTTCCACATCCCCGCCTTCGACACCTCTTTCATGGGAGGGCATCTGCTTGAGTAGGCCCCTGAGCCTTGAGGACTGGGACCTCTCCCATCCGCATGGCAGAGCAGCCTATGGTGGCAACCATACAGATTATATCCTAGTCCCTGACCTCCTGCAGATCAACAACAGCCCGTGTTACTGGGGAGTTCTGGACCGCTTCCAGGCAGAAGAGCTCCTGGAAGGACAGCCCGAGGGCACCTTCCTCCTCCGTGACTCGGCCCAGGACAAGTTCCTCTTCTCCGTCAGCTTCCGCCGCTATAGCCGCTCCCTCCATGCGCGTATCGAGCAGAACGGCAAGCGCTTCAGCTTCGATGGCCGCGATCCATGCATGTACCGGGACCCGAGCGTGACGGGCCTGCTCCGGCACTACAGCGACCCAGCCACATGCCTCTTCTTCGAGCCCCTCCTGTCCCGCCCTCTGGCCCGGACTTTCCCATTCACCCTGCAGCACCTGTGTCGCGCAGTGATCTGTAGCTGCACTACGTACCAGGGCATCAAGATCCTTCCACTGCCTCATCAGCTCAGGGACTATCTTAGACAGTACCACTACAAGTGCAATGGGGCTTGTGCAGTGTAA